CGAATATCCAGATGCGCCTGAAAATGCCCAAGATCGAAACGCTCGCCACTGGCCGGGCGCCCCAGGGCCACCACGTCCCAGTAAAACAGTCGCGCATCGCCTTCAAGATCAATCGAGGTCGAGAGTTCTGCCTGGGCGGCGCTGTAGACGATGGTTTCCTGAGGCAGCCATTCCAGTGTCGCGCCATCAGCGACCTGCAGGTTCAGCGACTGATAAGCGGGCCCCGCCGCGCGATACCACTTGGCTGCGCCGGGGCTGGTGATCTGTGCCCAGGCGCCTTGTTCGACGCGGGTGCTGATGTCGAGCCGGTCACCGCCGGCAATCCCGCCCGGCGGGTGGACGATGATGTGTTGGCAGACCTCGGGCCCTTCGGCGTACAGATGCTTTTGCACCCGCAACGGGCCGAGGTGCCGGCGTCGGGTCGGCCGCGTGCAATCGCCGAAGCGGGCGTAGGCCAGCTCCAGCTCGGCGTGCCAGCTCGGGGTAAACAGGGCAGTCGCAACAGGTAAGTTCATGTTTTCTGATTATCGTTAGGACGCTACAGATTAGACCGTAACCTCAAATAGTCACCAGCCCGCGCACACCTTCGGCTTCCATATTTTCGCCACGGCCCTGCTGCACGATCTCGCCCCGGGACATCACCAGGTACTGATCCGCCAGTTCGGCGGCAAAATCATAGAACTGCTCCACCAGCAGAATCGCCATGTCGCCCCGGGCCGCGAGTTTCTTGATCACCGCGCCGATTTCCTTGATCACCGACGGCTGGATGCCTTCGGTGGGCTCGTCGAGGATCAGCAGGCGCGGGCGGCTGGCCAGTGCGCGGCCAATCGCGAGCTGTTGTTGCTGACCACCGGACAAATCGCCGCCACGCCGCTGTTTCATTTGCAACAGTACCGGGAACAGCTCGTAGATGAAGGCCGGAACCTCTTTGGCTTCGCTGCCGGCGAAACGTGACAGACCCATCAGCAGGTTTTCTTCCACGGTCAGCCGGCCGAAAATCTCCCGACCCTGCGGCACGTAGGCGATCCCCGCGTGCACCCGTTGATGCGGCTTGAACGTGGTGATCGGTTTGCCTTCCCAGTTCACCGCGCCTTCCTTGGCCGGCAACAGGCCCATCAGGCATTTGAGCAGCGTGGTCTTGCCCACGCCGTTACGCCCGAGCAGGCAGGTCACTTCGCCGACCTTCACGTCAAAGCTCAGGCCGCGCAGGATGTGGCTTCCGCCGTAGTACTGGTGCAGCTTGTCGACTTGCAGCATTTCCAGATCTCCTCAAATCCCCGCATTGGAAAGGTGTTTGCAGTTTCAGCGGCCGAGGTAAACCTCGATCACGCGCTCGTTGTCCTGCACCTGTTCCAGCGAGCCTTCGGCCAGCACGCTACCCTGATGCAACACGGTGACGTGGTCGGCAATCGAGCCGACGAAGCCCATGTCGTGTTCCACCACCATCAGCGAGTGCTTGCCCGCGAGCGACTTGAACAGCTCGGCGGTGAACTCGGTTTCGGCGTCGGTCATGCCCGCCACCGGTTCGTCGAGCAGCAACAATTGCGGGTCCTGCATCAGCAACATGCCGATTTCCAGAAACTGTTTCTGCCCGTGCGACAGCAGCCCCGCCGGACGGTTGACCGAGGTGGTCAGGCGAATGGTGTCGAGCACTTCGCTGATCCGGTCTTTCTGCTCGCCGCTCAACTTCGCCCGCAGGCTGGCCCACACTGACTTGTCGGTTTTCTGCGCCAGCTCCAGGTTCTCGAACACGCTCAGCGCTTCGAACACCGTCGGTTTCTGGAACTTGCGGCCGATGCCGGCCTGGGCGATCTGCACTTCGCTCATCTGCGTCAGGTCGAGGGTTTCACCGAACCACGCCTTGCCGTGGCTCGGCCGGGTCTTGCCGGTGATCACGTCCATCAGTGTGGTCTTGCCCGCGCCGTTGGGGCCGATGATGCAGCGCAGTTCGCCGACGCCGATGTACAGGTTCAGATTGTTCAGCGCCCGGAAACCGTCGAAGCTGACGCTGATGTCTTCCAGGGTCAGGATCGTGCCGTGGCGGGTGTCGAGGCCAGGACCGACACGTTGCCCGAGGCCGATCGAGTCGCGGCTGGTGCCTTCGTCCTTGTTCGGCTCCACCGGGAAAAACGCCGGTTCCAGCATGAATTCAGCGCTCGCCGTGACTCTCATGATTCACCTCGTTTCTTCAGCAGACCGATCACGCCTTTGGGCAGGTACAACGTCACGACGATGAACAGCGCGCCGAGGAAGAACAGCCAGTATTCGGGGAAGGCCACGGTGAACCAGCTCTTCATGCCGTTGACCACGCCGGCGCCGAGCAGCGGGCCGATCAGGGTGCCGCGCCCGCCGAGGGCCACCCACACGGCGGCCTCGATCGAGTTGGTCGGCGACATTTCACTCGGGTTGATGATCCCCACCTGTGGCACGTACAACGCACCGGCCAGACCACACAACACCGCACTCAAAACCCAGACGAACAGCTTGAAACCGCGCGGATCGTAGCCGCAGAACATCAGGCGGTTTTCCGCATCACGCAGCGCAGTCAGCACCCGGCCGAACTTGCTGCGCGCCAGGCGCCAGCCGATGAACAGGCTCGCCACCAGCAACAGCACCGTCGCCAGAAACAGCACCGCGCGGGTGCCGGGTTCGGTGATGCCGAAACCGAGGATCGTGCGGAAATTGGTGAAGCCGTTGTTGCCGCCGAACCCGGTCTCGTTGCGGAAAAACAGCAGCATCCCGGCGAAGGTCAGGGCCTGGGTCATGATCGAGAAATACACGCCCTTGATCCGCGAACGGAAGGCGAAAAAACCGAACACCAGCGCCAGCAACCCCGGCGCCAGCACCACCAGACACATCGCCCAGAGGAAGTTGCCGGTGCCGCTCCAGTACCACGGCAACTCGGTCCACGACAGGAACGTCATGAACGCCGGCAAGCCATCACCGGCGGCCTGACGCATCAGGTACATGCCCATCGCATAACCACCGAGGGCGAAGAACAGACCGTGGCCCAACGACAGCAAACCCGCGTAACCCCAGACCAGATCGAGCGCCAGCGCGACGATGGCGTAGCAGAGAATCTTGCCGACCAGCGTCAGGGTGTAAGCGGAAACGTGCAGGGCACTGTCCGCCGGCAACAGCGACAGCAGCGGCAGGGCGATCAGCAAGGCGAGAACCACCGCGCCGACGGCGAGCGTGACTTTGGGACCGGCCTTTTGCGTGGCCGTAACTAGTAGGGGCTGGTTCATCAGTCGATCACCCGTCCTTTCAGTGCGAAGAGGCCTTGCGGACGTTTCTGGATGAACAGAATGATCAGCGCGAGGATCAGGATCTTGCCGAGCACCGCACCGATCTGCGGTTCGAGAATTTTGTTGGCGATACCCAGGCCGAACGCGGCGAACACACTGCCGGCCAGCTGGCCGACGCCGCCGAGCACCACCACCAGGAACGAGTCGATGATGTAGCTCTGGCCGAGGTCCGGGCCGACGTTGCCGATCTGGCTCAGGGCCACGCCACCAAGCCCGGCGATGCCCGAGCCGAGGCCGAAAGCGAGCATGTCGACGCGACCGGTCGGCACGCCGCAGCAGGCGGCCATGTTGCGGTTCTGGGTGACGGCGCGCACGTTCAGACCCAGGCGAGTCTTGTTCAGCAGCAACCAGGTCAGCATCACCACAAACAGCGCGAAGGCGATGATCACGATGCGGTTGTACGGCAGCACCAGATTCGGCAGCACTTGAATCCCGCCGGACAACCACGCCGGGTTCGCCACTTCAACGTTCTGTGCACCGAACACCAGACGCACCAGCTGAATCAGCATCAGGCTGATGCCCCAGGTGGCGAGCAGGGTTTCCAGTGGGCGACCGTAGAGGTGACGAATCACCGTGCGCTCCAGGGCCATGCCGATGGCGGCGGTGACGAAGAACGCCACGGGAAGCGCGATCAACGGATAGAACTCGATGGCCTGCGGTGCGTAACGCTGGAACATCAACTGCACGACGTAGGTCGAGTAGGCGCCGAGCATCAGCATCTCGCCGTGGGCCATGTTGATCACACCGAGCAGGCCGAAAGTGATCGCCAGCCCCAGGGCCGCGAGCAACAGAATCGAACCAAGTGACATGCCGCTGAAGGCCTGGCCGAGCAGTTCGCCGATCAGCAGTTTGCGTTTGACTTGAGCGAGGCTGGTTTCGGCGGCGGTGCGCACATTCGCGTCGGTTTCCACGCCAGGTTCGAGCAAACCTTCGAGGCGAGTGCGGGCCAGCGGGTCGCCGGTTTCACCGAGCAGCCGCACGGCCGCGAGGCGCACTGCCGGGTCGGTGTCGACCAGTTGCAGGTTGGCCAGCGCCAGGCTCAGTGCGGCGTGGACGCTTTCGTCTGTTTCGCCAGCCAGTTGCTGGTCGAGGAATTTCAGCTGCACCGGTTTGGCGCTTTTCTGCAATTGCTGCGCGGCGGTCAGACGGATTTTGGCGTCGGCGGCGAGCAATTGGTGGCTGGCCAGTGCAGTGTCGATCAGACCCCGCAGGCGATTGTTCAGGCGCAGGGTCTTGGGTTGGCCGTCGACGGTCAGTTCGCCTTGTTGCAGGGCGTTGATCAGTTCGACACGCGCCGGATCGGGCTGCGCAGCCCAGGCTTCCAGCAGTCTGGCCTGTTGCGTGGGGTTGGCGGCGATGAAGTCTTCCGCATCCCCGGCGTGTGCAGCCATCGGCAGCAGCAGCAGTGCGATGACGCAGATAAAGCGGTAGATGGCAGTCGGCATTGATGGTGTCCTGTTCAACCGCCCCCTCACCCTAACCCTCTCCCGGAGGGAGAGGGGACTGACCGAGGTGTTTGGGCGATGTGCTGCAACCTTCAGATTCGAGTCGAACTCAGGCTTTGAAAAGCTTGAAGATCTACTCCCTTTCCCCTCTCACTCAGGGAGAGGGGACTGACCGAGGTGTTTGGGCGATGTGCTGCAACTTGCAGATTCGAGTCGAACTCAGGCTTTGAAAAGCTTGAAGATCTGCTCCCTTTCCCCCTCTCCCTGAGGAGAGGGCTGGGCGGGCGGCGTTCCGATGAGGGGGAAGGTCTCAAGCCCGCCTCAAGGTCTGAACCCGCCTCAGTTGCTCTTCACCGCATACTCCGGCTTCTTGTCGTTACCCGGAATGAACGGACTCCAAGGCTGCGCCCGAATCGGCCCCTCGGTCTGCCACACCACGTTGAACTGACCGTCGCTCTGGATCTCGCCGATCATCACCGGTTTGTGCAGGTGGTGATTGGTCTTGTCCATGGTCAGGGTGTAGCCGGACGGCGCGGCGAAGGTCTGGCCGCCGAGGGCTTCGCGGACCTTGTCGACGTCGGTCGATTTGGCTTTTTCCGCCGCCTGCGCCCACATGTGGATGCCGACGTAAGTGGCTTCCATCGGGTCGTTGGTCACCGCTTTGTCGGCGCCTGGCAGGTTGTGTTTCTTCGCGTAGGCTTTCCAGTCGGCGACGAATTTCTTGTTCGCCGGGTTATCCACGGACTCGAAGTAGTTCCACGCCGCGAGGTTGCCCACCAGCGGCTTGGTGTCGATGCCGCGCAGTTCTTCTTCGCCCACCGAGAACGCCACCACCGGTACATCGGTAGCCTTCAGGCCCTGGTTGGCCAGCTCCTTGTAAAACGGCACGTTGGAGTCGCCATTCACAGTCGAGATCACAGCGGTCTTGCCGCCGGCCGAGAATTTTTTGATGTTGGCGACGATGGTTTGATAGTCGCTGTGGCCGAACGGGGTGTAGACCTCTTCGATGTCTTTGTCCGCTACACCTTTGGAATGCAGGAACGAACGCAGGATCTTGTTGGTGGTGCGCGGGTACACGTAGTCGGTACCGAGCAGGAAGTAGCGCTTGGCGCTGCCGCCTTCTTCGCTCATCAGGTATTCAACCGCCGGGATTGCTTGCTGGTTCGGCGCAGCGCCGGTGTAGAACACGTTCGGCGACATCTCTTCACCTTCGTATTGCACCGGGTAGAACAGCAGGCCGTTGAGTTCTTCGAACACCGGCAGCACCGATTTGCGCGACACCGAGGTCCAGCAACCGAACACCACCGCGACCTTGTCCTGGGTCAGCAACTGCCGGCCCTTTTCCGCGAACAGCGGCCAGTTCGACGCCGGGTCGACCACCACCGGTTCGAGCATCTTGCCATTCACCCCGCCCTTGGCGTTGATCTCGTCGATGGTCATCAACGCCATGTCCTTGAGCGACGTTTCGGAGATCGCCATGGTGCCGGACAACGAATGCAGAATCCCGACCTTGATGGTCTCGGCGGCCTGTACGGTCCAGGTCATGCCCATCGCGGC
The window above is part of the Pseudomonas fluorescens genome. Proteins encoded here:
- a CDS encoding urease accessory protein UreD, with protein sequence MNLPVATALFTPSWHAELELAYARFGDCTRPTRRRHLGPLRVQKHLYAEGPEVCQHIIVHPPGGIAGGDRLDISTRVEQGAWAQITSPGAAKWYRAAGPAYQSLNLQVADGATLEWLPQETIVYSAAQAELSTSIDLEGDARLFYWDVVALGRPASGERFDLGHFQAHLDIRRDGRLLWHERQRIVGNDGLLNSPIGLDGNPVFATLLVTGEIDAELLERCRSLGHDVRGDLTQLPGLLVARCLASEALLARAWLIELWRLLRPKLMGREAVPPRIWNT
- the urtE gene encoding urea ABC transporter ATP-binding subunit UrtE; this translates as MLQVDKLHQYYGGSHILRGLSFDVKVGEVTCLLGRNGVGKTTLLKCLMGLLPAKEGAVNWEGKPITTFKPHQRVHAGIAYVPQGREIFGRLTVEENLLMGLSRFAGSEAKEVPAFIYELFPVLLQMKQRRGGDLSGGQQQQLAIGRALASRPRLLILDEPTEGIQPSVIKEIGAVIKKLAARGDMAILLVEQFYDFAAELADQYLVMSRGEIVQQGRGENMEAEGVRGLVTI
- the urtD gene encoding urea ABC transporter ATP-binding protein UrtD produces the protein MRVTASAEFMLEPAFFPVEPNKDEGTSRDSIGLGQRVGPGLDTRHGTILTLEDISVSFDGFRALNNLNLYIGVGELRCIIGPNGAGKTTLMDVITGKTRPSHGKAWFGETLDLTQMSEVQIAQAGIGRKFQKPTVFEALSVFENLELAQKTDKSVWASLRAKLSGEQKDRISEVLDTIRLTTSVNRPAGLLSHGQKQFLEIGMLLMQDPQLLLLDEPVAGMTDAETEFTAELFKSLAGKHSLMVVEHDMGFVGSIADHVTVLHQGSVLAEGSLEQVQDNERVIEVYLGR
- the urtC gene encoding urea ABC transporter permease subunit UrtC encodes the protein MNQPLLVTATQKAGPKVTLAVGAVVLALLIALPLLSLLPADSALHVSAYTLTLVGKILCYAIVALALDLVWGYAGLLSLGHGLFFALGGYAMGMYLMRQAAGDGLPAFMTFLSWTELPWYWSGTGNFLWAMCLVVLAPGLLALVFGFFAFRSRIKGVYFSIMTQALTFAGMLLFFRNETGFGGNNGFTNFRTILGFGITEPGTRAVLFLATVLLLVASLFIGWRLARSKFGRVLTALRDAENRLMFCGYDPRGFKLFVWVLSAVLCGLAGALYVPQVGIINPSEMSPTNSIEAAVWVALGGRGTLIGPLLGAGVVNGMKSWFTVAFPEYWLFFLGALFIVVTLYLPKGVIGLLKKRGES
- the urtB gene encoding urea ABC transporter permease subunit UrtB, which gives rise to MPTAIYRFICVIALLLLPMAAHAGDAEDFIAANPTQQARLLEAWAAQPDPARVELINALQQGELTVDGQPKTLRLNNRLRGLIDTALASHQLLAADAKIRLTAAQQLQKSAKPVQLKFLDQQLAGETDESVHAALSLALANLQLVDTDPAVRLAAVRLLGETGDPLARTRLEGLLEPGVETDANVRTAAETSLAQVKRKLLIGELLGQAFSGMSLGSILLLAALGLAITFGLLGVINMAHGEMLMLGAYSTYVVQLMFQRYAPQAIEFYPLIALPVAFFVTAAIGMALERTVIRHLYGRPLETLLATWGISLMLIQLVRLVFGAQNVEVANPAWLSGGIQVLPNLVLPYNRIVIIAFALFVVMLTWLLLNKTRLGLNVRAVTQNRNMAACCGVPTGRVDMLAFGLGSGIAGLGGVALSQIGNVGPDLGQSYIIDSFLVVVLGGVGQLAGSVFAAFGLGIANKILEPQIGAVLGKILILALIILFIQKRPQGLFALKGRVID
- the urtA gene encoding urea ABC transporter substrate-binding protein, whose product is MKRRSLIKAFTLTASIAAMGMTWTVQAAETIKVGILHSLSGTMAISETSLKDMALMTIDEINAKGGVNGKMLEPVVVDPASNWPLFAEKGRQLLTQDKVAVVFGCWTSVSRKSVLPVFEELNGLLFYPVQYEGEEMSPNVFYTGAAPNQQAIPAVEYLMSEEGGSAKRYFLLGTDYVYPRTTNKILRSFLHSKGVADKDIEEVYTPFGHSDYQTIVANIKKFSAGGKTAVISTVNGDSNVPFYKELANQGLKATDVPVVAFSVGEEELRGIDTKPLVGNLAAWNYFESVDNPANKKFVADWKAYAKKHNLPGADKAVTNDPMEATYVGIHMWAQAAEKAKSTDVDKVREALGGQTFAAPSGYTLTMDKTNHHLHKPVMIGEIQSDGQFNVVWQTEGPIRAQPWSPFIPGNDKKPEYAVKSN